One genomic segment of Flagellimonas marinaquae includes these proteins:
- a CDS encoding HU family DNA-binding protein: MNKTELIDAMAADAGITKAAAKKALESFLGNVEGTLKKGDRVSLVGFGSWSVSKRSAREGRNPQTGATIKIAAKNVVKFKAGAELSGAVN, translated from the coding sequence ATGAACAAAACAGAATTAATCGATGCTATGGCAGCTGATGCTGGCATCACTAAAGCAGCAGCTAAAAAAGCATTGGAGTCTTTCTTGGGAAATGTAGAAGGAACGCTTAAAAAAGGAGACAGAGTTTCCTTGGTAGGTTTTGGTTCTTGGTCAGTTTCTAAAAGAAGCGCTAGAGAAGGTAGAAATCCACAGACTGGAGCTACTATTAAGATTGCCGCTAAGAACGTTGTAAAGTTCAAAGCAGGTGCTGAATTGAGCGGTGCAGTAAACTAA
- the fmt gene encoding methionyl-tRNA formyltransferase, with amino-acid sequence MSTSKNSPLRIVFMGTPDFAVQSLKKILEAGLNVVGVITAPDRPAGRGRKVQQSAVKQFAVEQQIKVLQPTNLKDESFLEELKSLEANLQVVVAFRMLPKAVWQMPEYGTFNLHASLLPQYRGAAPINWAIINGETETGVTTFFIDEKIDTGSIILQKTEKITQDDTAGSLHDRLMTIGADLVVETCKQIESGTVIRQKQDESTELKPAPKIHKDTCRINWEASMEDIYNHIRGLSPYPGAWTKLVNAEKEEPMKIFRTEMEEIEHDYGTGELFVEKKSMKVAVKNGYINLLELQLPGKRKMHINEVLNGLNLEKEAHLR; translated from the coding sequence ATGAGTACATCAAAAAATAGCCCCCTACGTATTGTATTTATGGGCACCCCGGATTTTGCCGTGCAAAGCCTTAAAAAAATATTGGAGGCTGGTTTAAATGTTGTCGGTGTAATTACTGCTCCCGATAGACCTGCAGGTCGAGGACGAAAGGTTCAACAATCGGCCGTAAAGCAATTTGCGGTCGAGCAACAAATAAAAGTTTTACAGCCCACCAATTTAAAGGATGAATCTTTTTTGGAAGAACTCAAAAGCCTTGAAGCGAACTTACAAGTGGTCGTGGCTTTTAGGATGTTGCCCAAAGCTGTTTGGCAAATGCCGGAATACGGCACCTTTAACCTTCATGCGTCTCTCCTGCCCCAATATCGGGGAGCCGCCCCAATTAATTGGGCCATAATCAATGGTGAAACCGAAACAGGGGTCACCACATTTTTTATTGATGAAAAAATAGATACGGGGAGCATCATTCTACAGAAAACAGAAAAAATCACACAAGATGATACCGCTGGCTCCTTGCACGATAGATTAATGACCATTGGCGCCGATCTAGTGGTAGAGACCTGTAAGCAAATAGAATCAGGAACAGTTATTCGACAAAAACAGGACGAAAGCACGGAATTAAAACCAGCTCCGAAAATCCATAAGGACACCTGCCGGATAAATTGGGAAGCATCCATGGAAGATATTTATAATCATATACGTGGACTAAGTCCTTATCCCGGTGCATGGACCAAATTGGTCAATGCGGAAAAAGAGGAGCCTATGAAAATCTTTAGGACCGAAATGGAAGAGATTGAGCACGATTATGGAACTGGAGAATTATTTGTGGAGAAAAAATCCATGAAGGTGGCCGTGAAAAATGGATATATCAACCTTTTGGAGCTACAGTTGCCCGGTAAGCGAAAAATGCATATCAACGAGGTTTTGAACGGATTAAATCTGGAAAAAGAGGCTCATCTTCGCTAA
- a CDS encoding RecQ family ATP-dependent DNA helicase, with protein MHKDTTSILKHFWGYDGFRGSQQNIIGNVLAGKDVLALMPTGGGKSVCYQVPSLAMEGICIVVSPLVALIQDQVSQLKKRNIKAIALTGGISKEELNNLLDNCIYGNYKFLYLSPERLQQPLVQGRIQQMNVNLIAIDEAHCISQWGNDFRPSYLGCSILKEMVPNAPMIALTATATPKVVGDIVENLQLEQVQIFKDSFSRSNIVFKVKHSEDKLYQLKKYMDKVPGSAIVYVRSRKMSISLANFLIRNGISASFFHGGIPKSDKEEKLNLWLSGKVRAMVATNAFGMGVDKPDVRLVVHYQIPDSLESYFQEAGRAGRDGKPSTAIIVSSNEDAEKAQQQFLANLPDVAFVKMVYSKLNNYFQISYGELISEPLAFTFNEFCKRYGFNPNTTFNAIRILDQNSVLTLSENFKEKTTLQFVAPKTQIFDYLDKNRKTAPIIQTILRTYGGITDYETKINLYLLSQKTGTSERQLKQLLQQLADDQIVKYKNNTSDLEITFLVPREDDHTINLFAKKIKDFNQVKQKNMEAMLGYITNIKVCRSVYLLNYFGEKVSENCGTCDICRQEKVMPSSHYLEKRIMELLEIRPHTSRQLEKETGANEEELLTTLERLLEDELISINYKNEYIKK; from the coding sequence GTGCACAAAGACACCACAAGTATTTTAAAACACTTTTGGGGCTACGATGGTTTTAGGGGCTCCCAACAAAACATTATTGGCAATGTCCTAGCGGGCAAAGATGTTCTGGCTTTAATGCCCACCGGAGGCGGAAAGTCGGTTTGCTACCAAGTGCCCTCGCTTGCCATGGAGGGTATTTGTATTGTTGTTTCCCCATTGGTCGCGTTGATTCAAGATCAAGTATCTCAGCTAAAAAAAAGAAACATTAAAGCTATTGCGTTAACAGGTGGGATTTCAAAAGAGGAACTGAACAATCTGCTCGATAACTGCATTTATGGCAATTATAAATTTTTGTATCTGTCCCCAGAGCGATTGCAACAACCCTTGGTTCAAGGACGTATCCAACAGATGAATGTTAACCTTATCGCCATTGATGAGGCCCACTGTATCTCACAATGGGGTAACGACTTTAGACCTTCTTACTTGGGCTGCTCCATTTTAAAGGAAATGGTGCCCAACGCTCCAATGATCGCACTTACGGCAACGGCGACTCCAAAAGTTGTTGGCGATATTGTCGAGAATTTACAATTGGAGCAGGTACAGATCTTTAAGGATTCGTTTTCGCGATCAAATATTGTATTTAAGGTAAAGCATTCCGAAGATAAGCTCTACCAACTTAAAAAATACATGGACAAGGTGCCGGGCAGTGCCATTGTTTATGTACGCTCAAGAAAAATGTCCATCTCTCTTGCCAATTTTTTGATAAGGAACGGTATCTCCGCCTCGTTTTTTCATGGAGGCATTCCAAAATCCGACAAAGAAGAAAAACTTAACCTTTGGTTAAGCGGTAAGGTACGGGCGATGGTGGCTACCAATGCCTTTGGAATGGGAGTGGACAAGCCGGATGTTCGCCTAGTGGTCCATTATCAAATCCCCGATAGCTTGGAGAGCTATTTTCAAGAAGCGGGGCGCGCAGGAAGGGATGGTAAACCATCAACGGCCATAATTGTTTCCTCTAACGAAGATGCCGAAAAGGCACAACAACAATTTTTGGCCAATTTGCCCGATGTGGCATTTGTTAAAATGGTGTATTCCAAACTCAACAATTATTTCCAGATATCGTACGGTGAACTTATAAGTGAACCTTTGGCCTTTACATTCAATGAATTTTGCAAACGCTACGGGTTTAATCCGAACACGACTTTTAATGCTATTCGAATATTAGATCAAAATTCGGTTCTTACGCTTTCCGAAAACTTCAAGGAGAAAACAACATTACAATTTGTAGCGCCAAAAACGCAAATATTTGATTATTTGGACAAAAACAGGAAAACGGCCCCCATCATTCAGACCATACTAAGAACGTATGGGGGCATTACGGATTACGAAACAAAAATCAATCTGTATCTGTTGTCACAAAAAACCGGAACAAGCGAGAGACAGTTGAAGCAGTTACTTCAACAGCTTGCCGACGACCAGATTGTGAAGTATAAAAACAACACCTCTGACCTTGAAATTACTTTTTTGGTACCCCGTGAAGATGATCACACCATTAATTTGTTTGCCAAGAAAATCAAGGATTTTAATCAAGTTAAACAAAAAAATATGGAGGCCATGTTGGGGTACATTACCAATATAAAGGTATGCCGAAGTGTATATCTCCTGAATTATTTTGGTGAAAAGGTTTCCGAAAACTGCGGTACTTGCGATATTTGTAGACAAGAGAAAGTAATGCCCTCCTCGCATTATTTGGAGAAAAGGATCATGGAGCTATTAGAAATTCGGCCCCATACTTCCCGACAATTGGAAAAGGAAACCGGCGCCAATGAGGAGGAACTTTTAACAACACTGGAAAGACTGCTTGAAGATGAGCTGATCTCCATAAACTATAAAAATGAGTACATCAAAAAATAG
- a CDS encoding AAA family ATPase, translating to MGKSKVVITGAPGTGKTSIVNGLESKGYHCFHEIIRDMTSKAKLEGQCEEHISNPLVFVDDAMQFNKDLLEGRTRHYKQSLTTNVPISFFDRGIPDVLAYMDFFGQEYDTFFTSHCDDHRYDSVFIVPPWKEIYVSDNERLETFEEAERIHLALMKTYTQFGYDPIEVPKDAVPNRIEFILETLKNP from the coding sequence TTGGGAAAGAGCAAGGTAGTAATTACAGGAGCTCCCGGAACGGGAAAAACATCCATTGTTAACGGATTGGAAAGCAAAGGGTATCATTGCTTTCATGAAATTATCAGGGACATGACCTCCAAAGCTAAACTGGAAGGACAGTGTGAGGAACATATCTCCAACCCATTGGTGTTTGTGGACGATGCCATGCAGTTCAACAAAGACCTGCTCGAAGGCAGAACGAGGCACTATAAACAATCTTTGACCACCAATGTTCCCATAAGTTTTTTTGACCGTGGCATTCCCGATGTATTGGCCTATATGGATTTTTTTGGACAGGAATACGACACGTTTTTTACCTCCCATTGTGATGACCACAGATACGATTCTGTTTTTATTGTTCCGCCATGGAAAGAAATTTACGTATCCGACAACGAAAGATTGGAGACTTTTGAAGAGGCTGAACGCATTCATCTTGCCTTGATGAAAACCTATACCCAATTTGGCTATGACCCCATCGAAGTGCCAAAAGATGCAGTCCCAAATCGGATTGAATTTATTTTGGAAACACTTAAAAATCCATAG
- a CDS encoding DUF493 family protein, whose translation MDKNDTDEFYNRLREKLLENTDWPSNYLYKFIVPTDEARIQQVHKIFDNTGAVIESKKSKKGTYTSISIMVQMQDPDAVIEKYKEVSIVEGVISL comes from the coding sequence ATGGACAAGAACGATACAGATGAATTTTATAATAGGTTAAGGGAAAAATTGCTCGAAAACACCGATTGGCCGTCCAATTATCTTTATAAATTTATAGTACCAACCGATGAGGCGCGCATACAGCAAGTGCATAAGATTTTTGATAACACCGGTGCAGTGATCGAGTCAAAAAAATCGAAAAAAGGAACGTACACCAGTATATCCATTATGGTACAAATGCAAGATCCCGATGCAGTGATAGAAAAATACAAGGAGGTTTCCATAGTAGAAGGCGTTATTTCCCTGTAA
- a CDS encoding DUF4290 domain-containing protein, which yields MNEVYNLEYNTERPKLFIPEYGRHFQKMVDHAVAIEDREERNKVAKSIISVMGNLQPHLRDVPDFQHKLWDQLFIMADFKLDVDSPFPITSKEMLQQRPEPLNYPQNHPKYRFYGNNIKRMIDVAVQWEEGDMRSGLEYAIANHMKKCYLVWNKDTVEDGVIFNHLKELSDGKIDLAKKDESLTESGQFLKNKPARSNSNRGKKNQRGRKKRY from the coding sequence TTGAACGAAGTATATAACCTAGAATACAATACAGAACGTCCAAAACTTTTTATTCCTGAGTATGGTCGTCATTTTCAAAAGATGGTAGACCATGCAGTTGCCATAGAAGACCGAGAAGAGCGTAATAAAGTGGCCAAATCCATAATTAGTGTTATGGGCAATCTACAGCCGCATTTAAGGGATGTTCCCGATTTTCAGCACAAATTGTGGGACCAGTTGTTTATTATGGCCGACTTTAAATTGGATGTGGATTCACCATTTCCCATTACTTCCAAGGAAATGTTGCAACAGCGACCCGAGCCATTGAATTACCCACAAAATCATCCCAAATACCGTTTTTATGGAAACAATATCAAAAGAATGATAGATGTGGCGGTTCAATGGGAAGAAGGGGACATGAGGTCGGGACTGGAATATGCCATTGCCAACCACATGAAAAAGTGCTACCTCGTTTGGAACAAGGATACCGTTGAAGATGGTGTGATTTTTAACCACCTCAAAGAACTGAGTGATGGAAAAATCGATTTGGCCAAAAAAGACGAGAGTCTAACGGAAAGTGGGCAGTTCCTTAAAAACAAACCGGCTAGATCCAACAGCAACCGCGGAAAAAAGAATCAAAGAGGAAGGAAAAAAAGATATTAA
- the murA gene encoding UDP-N-acetylglucosamine 1-carboxyvinyltransferase, with protein MGTFRIEGGHRLHGEITPQGAKNEALQILCAVLLSEEKITINNIPDIVDVNKLISLLEDLGVKIQKKGKGSYTFKADDVNLDYLQSAKFKEDGRGLRGSIMLVGPLLSRFGKGYIPKPGGDKIGRRRLDTHFEGFIKLGANFRYNKEEHFYGVEAEKLTGTYMLLDEASVTGTANIVMAAVLAEGTTTIYNAACEPYLQQLCKMLNRMGAKISGIGSNLLTIDGVDSLGGTEHTMLPDMIEIGSWVGLAAMTQSELTIKNVSWNDLGQIPTVFRKLGITLERKGDDIFIPKHEEGYEIQNFIDGSILTIADAPWPGLTPDLLSIILVVATQARGEVLIHQKMFESRLFFVDKLIDMGAKIILCDPHRATVIGHDFKSTLKATTMVSPDIRAGVSLLIAALSAKGTSTIHNIEQIDRGYENIDERLRAIGANIVRV; from the coding sequence ATGGGTACATTTCGAATAGAGGGCGGACACCGGTTACATGGTGAGATCACCCCGCAAGGAGCAAAGAACGAAGCACTACAGATTCTTTGTGCTGTTTTGTTGTCAGAAGAAAAAATTACCATCAACAATATACCGGACATCGTCGATGTCAACAAACTAATTTCCTTACTCGAGGATTTAGGCGTGAAAATCCAGAAAAAAGGTAAGGGGTCCTACACATTTAAGGCAGACGATGTAAATCTGGATTACCTACAATCGGCAAAATTTAAGGAAGACGGTAGGGGTCTTAGAGGTTCCATAATGTTGGTGGGACCTTTGTTGTCCAGATTTGGAAAAGGATACATCCCCAAACCAGGCGGCGATAAAATAGGCAGGCGAAGATTGGATACCCATTTTGAAGGATTTATTAAACTGGGAGCCAATTTTAGGTATAACAAAGAAGAACACTTTTACGGTGTAGAAGCCGAGAAACTCACCGGAACCTACATGTTGTTGGATGAAGCATCCGTTACCGGTACAGCCAATATTGTGATGGCAGCTGTTTTGGCAGAGGGAACAACAACCATTTATAATGCAGCTTGTGAACCCTATCTGCAGCAATTGTGCAAAATGCTGAACCGTATGGGCGCAAAAATTTCAGGTATAGGCTCCAATCTATTGACTATCGATGGGGTGGACTCTTTGGGGGGTACGGAACATACCATGTTGCCCGATATGATAGAAATCGGTAGCTGGGTCGGATTGGCTGCAATGACCCAAAGCGAACTTACCATAAAGAATGTAAGTTGGAACGATTTGGGACAAATTCCGACCGTATTCAGAAAGTTGGGTATCACTTTAGAAAGAAAAGGGGACGATATCTTTATCCCGAAACACGAAGAAGGTTACGAAATACAGAACTTTATCGATGGATCTATACTGACCATTGCCGATGCCCCATGGCCTGGACTAACCCCGGATTTATTGAGTATAATTTTGGTTGTAGCCACTCAAGCAAGGGGAGAAGTGCTCATCCATCAAAAAATGTTCGAGAGCCGTTTGTTCTTTGTAGATAAGTTGATCGATATGGGGGCAAAGATAATTCTCTGCGATCCACACCGAGCCACGGTGATTGGACACGATTTTAAATCTACCTTAAAAGCCACTACCATGGTTTCTCCGGATATTCGTGCTGGAGTTTCCCTTTTGATCGCAGCATTGTCTGCCAAGGGAACTTCCACTATACATAATATTGAGCAAATTGATCGGGGTTACGAGAATATCGATGAACGTTTGCGTGCTATAGGGGCGAATATCGTAAGAGTGTGA